The following proteins are encoded in a genomic region of Pyrus communis chromosome 11, drPyrComm1.1, whole genome shotgun sequence:
- the LOC137749408 gene encoding probable glutathione S-transferase, protein MATEDVVLLDCWASPYCMRVKIALEEKGIKYEERAEDLFGGKSELLLTSNPVYAKVPVLLHKGKPLCESSIIVGYIEETWASPPLLPSCPYARSQAKFWVDYVDKKLFDAGGNIWRTKGEAQEVAIKDFIEVLKQLEKVLGDKDFFGGDSFGFVDIITIAITSWFLAFEKFGNFKVEDHTPKLSAWINRCMQRKTVAKVIPDPEKIYEVVINLKKMMGME, encoded by the exons ATGGCGACAGAAGATGTTGTTCTCTTGGACTGCTGGGCTAGCCCGTACTGCATGAGGGTGAAGATTGCCTTGGAGGAAAAGGGCATCAAATATGAAGAAAGAGCTGAGGATCTCTTTGGAGGCAAGAGTGAACTGCTGCTCACATCCAACCCAGTTTACGCCAAGGTGCCCGTGTTGCTTCACAAAGGAAAACCATTGTGTGAGTCAAGCATCATCGTCGGCTACATTGAAGAGACCTGGGCTTCCCCACCATTGCTCCCATCGTGCCCTTATGCTCGTTCTCAGGCCAAGTTCTGGGTAGACTACGTTGACAAGAAG CTGTTCGATGCAGGAGGCAATATATGGAGGACCAAAGGAGAAGCACAAGAGGTGGCTATAAAAGACTTCATAGAAGTCTTAAAGCAGCTAGAGAAAGTTCTTGGGGACAAAGATTTCTTCGGTGGCGATAGCTTTGGTTTCGTTGACATCATAACGATCGCTATAACGAGCTGGTTCCTTGCATTCGAAAAATTTGGAAACTTCAAGGTTGAAGACCACACACCAAAGTTATCAGCTTGGATTAATAGGTGCATGCAGAGAAAGACAGTAGCCAAAGTCATCCCAGACCCAGAAAAAATCTATGAAGTCGTCATCAACCTcaaaaaaatgatggggatGGAATAG